A stretch of Brachyhypopomus gauderio isolate BG-103 chromosome 3, BGAUD_0.2, whole genome shotgun sequence DNA encodes these proteins:
- the LOC143509659 gene encoding uncharacterized protein LOC143509659, whose amino-acid sequence MMRSLVLLLGTLGLLIQDSYGDIIMTQTPGSHSVTPGQSVTLSCRASQNIYSYLHWYLQKPGEAPKLLIYSASTRQSGVPDRFSGSGYGTEFTLKITGVQAEDAGDYYCQQSNSWPLTQCYLWQDYINTCESHEENVTEPAGNVQTDRYKGRQRVSLLSCPGLQPQGPDGRSQDAQPSRPRKNPLEFLGGCQAGTFHLPAPATSPTATMTLIPIFICTLVLWTQECSGQVTVTQTPAVSVLPADSVRISCTFSPAPRDCSPPCVSWYLQKPGEAPKLLIYRVNSRESSIPAHFSGSGSGSDFTLTISGVQTEDAGDYYCQSYHYISSTDLFTQCWRAVQKPPSVRLHRDCTAAAGTYCRC is encoded by the exons ATGATGAGGTCACTGGTTCTACTGCTGGGAACACTGGGACTCCTCATTCAGG acTCCTATGGAGACATAATCATGACTCAGACTCCAGGATCTCATTCTGTTACACCAGGACAGTCTGTTACTCTCAGCTGCAGGGCCAGTCAGAACATTTACAGTTACCTCCACTGGTACCTGCAGAAACCTGGAGAAGCTCCTAAACTCCTGATCTATAGTGCATCCACCCGTCAGTCTGGAGTTCCAGATCGTTTCAGTGGTAGTGGATATGGTACTGAATTTACTCTAAAAATCACTGGAGTCCAGGCTGAAGATGCAGGAGATTATTACTGTCAGCAGAGTAACAGCTGGCCGCTCACACAGTGTT ATCTCTGGCAGGATTATATCAACACCTGTGAGAGTCATGAGGAAAATGTCACAGAACCTGCTGGAAATGTCCAG accGACCGCTATAAGGGAAGGCAGAGAGTATCACTGCTCTCCTGTCCTGGACTCCAACCTCAGGGTCCAGACGGAAGATCCCAGGATGCCCAGCCTTCCAGACCCAGGAAGAACCCCCTGGAATTTTTGGGGGGGTGCCAGGCAGGGACGTTCCAC CTGCCTGCACCAGCAACTTCACCCACAGCAACCATGACTCTGATCCCCATCTTCATCTGCACACTGGTCCTCTGGACTCAAG aaTGCAGTGGTCAGGTGACTGTGACTCAGACTCCTGCAGTGTCTGTTCTTCCTGCAGACTCTGTCAGAATCAGTTGTACATTCAGTCCTGCACCCAGAGACTGTTCCCCACCTTGTGTTTCCTGGTACCTGCAGAAACCTGGAGAAGCTCCTAAACTCCTGATCTACAGGGTTAACAGTAGAGAGTCAAGTATTCCAGCTCATTTCAGTGGTAGTGGATCTGGATCTGACTTCACTCTGACCATCAGTGGAGTCCAGACTGAAGATGCAGGAGATTATTACTGTCAGAGTTACCATTATATCAGTAGTACAGACCTGTTCACACAGTGTTGGAGAGCCGTACAAAAACCTCCCTCAGTCAGACTGCACAGAGACTGCACTGCTGCAGCTGGGACCTACTGCAGGTGCTGA